The nucleotide window CGCGCCGTCGGCTCCGTCCGCTCGTCGGCGACCGTGGACCCGTCCCGGGTTCGGCGGTGCTTTTATTTCGGTCCGATACCACGCGCAGATACGGATAGCCACACGATGACACTCGATACTCCCACTACCGATCCAGCGGTCGTCGTCGCGGCGTCGGAGCGCAAGCGCGTGGTCGCCGGTCTCGCGGACGGCACCGTCGAGACGGTCGCGGATCTGCGCGTTCGCGGGCGGGCCGACGAGATCGCGGCCGAACTCCGCGAGACCCACCTCCCGGCCTTAGAGGAGGCGGGCTACATCGAGTGGGACCGCGAGGCGGGGACCATCAAACCCGGGCCGAACTTCGAGGAGGCCGCCGAGCACGTCGACGACCTCCCGATGCCGGAGCCTTCCGACGACTGACCGCGGTCGCCGACATCTCCGCTTCGATCGGGAGTCGCCGTCGCGGACGCGGCCCGAGACGTTTATCCCCGGCCGCGGGCGACACTCGACAGCGATGGCCGAGCCGATCCTGAAGTGGGCCGGCGGGAAGCGACAGCTGCTCGACGAGCTGTATGCCCGGTTCCCGGCCTCGTTCGGCCGGTACCACGAGCCGTTCGTCGGCGGCGGGGCCGTCTTCTTCGATCTGGAACCCGCCCGCGCGACGGTCAACGACGCGAACCCGCGGCTCGTGAACTTCTACGAGCAGGTCCGGGACCGCCCCGAGGAGCTGATCGCCCGGCTCGCGGCGTTCGACGACCCCGAGAGCGACTCGGACCCCGACCTGCCGTACGCCGACGAGACCGCGCGCGGCCGGGACGTGGACGCCTACTACTACCAGCAGCGCGCGCGGTTCAACCGCCGCCCGTACGAGGGGGAGTTCGACCCGCTGGAGGAGGCCGCCCTGCTTTTATACCTCAACCGCACCTGCTACAACGGGCTGTACCGCGAGAACGCCGACGGCGGATTCAACGTCCCGATCGGCCGGTACGCCGACCCGGACTGGGTCCAGCGCGACCGGATCCGATGCGCGAGCGACCTGCTCGCCGACGCCGAGATCCGCAACGACGACTTCGCGTACGTCCTTGACGCCGCCGATCCGGGCGATCTGGTCTACTTCGATCCCCCCTACGAGCCGATGAGCGCGACCGCGAACTTCAACGAGTACAGCGCGTCGGGGTTCGACCGCGAGGACCAGCGCCGCCTGCTGGAGGTCGCCGGCGACCTCGACGACGCCGGCGTCTGGGTCGTGCTCTCGAACAGCGGCGTGATGTACGACGCGTACGCCGACGCGGGCTTCCGCGTCGACCGCGAGGACGCGACCCGTTCGATCAACAGCGACGCCGACAACCGCGACGCGGTCGACGAGATCGTCGCCACCAACGTCCCGCCCGCGGAGCGGCGTGAGCGCGGGCAGCGCGAACTGCCCGACTTCTGAGCCAACGGCCCCGTTGACATACTCGTATTTTGCTATTTTGTCCTCTCGATAGCTCAGTACGGTCCGACAGCGGTACAGTCGGATTCCCCCAGCGGCTGAAGCCGCGGGCTTTCCTTGTTCCTCTGTGAATCAACGAACTCCGCCGATATTGAGGAGAAGACATTTCAGGAACGGTTTGGTCGTCGGGTATGCGGCGGAGACAATGCCTACGCGCGGCTGGAGCCTGTTCCGGTATACTGGCGCTCGCGGGATGCGTCGAGACGCTTCCCGGTGGGAACGCGCCCCCCGACTACCCGGGTGGAACGCTGGTCGTCGAGAATGCCGGTGACAGTCCCGTGAGAGTCTCAGTAGACACGAAATTGGAACGGTTCGATGCCCAGCTGGACGTCGAAGTCGCCGGCGGTGAAACGGTCGTTCGCCGGGAATTCGTCACCGCCGAAACGGGTGACATCGTGACTCTCGAAGCGCTGCTCGGAGAGACCGGTGAGCGAATCAGATTCCAGTTCCTCCCCGCAGGTGGTGGTGAGGACACGCCGCCGGAAGTGGCTCGTCTCACCTTCGAGTCTGGCGTCGAAGCGAGCGCGAGCTGGACCGCGACGGCCGGAACGTGAACCCGTTCAACACGCACTGTTCAGCGACCAGTCGCTTCAGGCGCGAATCCGCCTGAAGCGGCGGATCCGACGGGACCGACTCGCCGGAATCGAACGGACCCGGGTACCCCATCGACCGCGGAACCGCGCGGTCACCCGACCGCGGCGTTGGGGCGGGCTTTTTGCCCTCCCCCGCCGACGGGTCGGGTATGACCGATCTCGATATCGACCTCGTCCTCGTGCCCGTCGACGGCAGCGAGGAGTCACACGAGGCGGTCGATTACGCCATCGCGGTCGCGGCCGAGTACGACGCGAGCGTCCACGCGCTGTACGTGCTCGACGAGGACGTCGTCCGCGCAATCGACCACGGCGTGGTCGACGAGAGCGAGGTGGCCGACGACTCAGAGGCGTTCACCGACTCGGTCGCCCGCCGCGCGGACGCGGCCGGCGTCCCCCACAGCAACTCCATCGCGAACGGGTTCTCCACCTCGGTGAAGACGGTCCACCCCGGCAGCGTCGTCCTCGACACGGCCGAGGAACTGGACTCGGACTTCATCGTCGTCCCGCGCGAGCCGGTCTCCGGCGACCCCGGCGAGGTGCTGGGGAAGGCCGCGGAGTACGTCCTGCTGTACGCGAGCCAGCCCGTGTTGTCCGTCTGATGGTCGGCGGTCTCCTCCCCGCGGGCACGACGCTCCCGCCCCTGCCGCACCTCCTCGTCGTCCTGCTCGCGGCCGGCGGGGTCGCCGCCGCGCTCCGCCGCCGTCGCCCGCGGGTCACCGGCCGCCGCGTCCTCGCGCTCGCCCCGTGGATGGCGCTCGGCTCCGCCGCGCACGTCCTCTACGTCGTCGACGCGCTCCCGCCCGTCCTCGCCCCCTTCGCCGGCTCGCCGACGGTCTACCTCACGGTGGGTGCGGTCGCTGGCGCGGCGTGGATCGCGGCCGACGCGACCCGCCCGAACCGCGTCGCGGCGACCCTCGCGGCCGCCGGCGCGCTCCTCGTCGTCCCCGTCGTCGCGGTCGCGGCCGGGACCGGCCTCTCCCCCGAGGGGGCGCGCTGGTCGGCGGTCGCGCTCGCGCTCACCGTCCCGGTCGCCGGCGGGGCGTGGGTCGGTCTGACGCGGCTCCGGCCCGAGGCCGCGGTCACCGGCGGCGTCGGCGCGCTCGCGGTGTTCGGCCACGCGCTCGACGGCGTCTCGACGGCGGTCGGAACCACGCAGCTCGGCTTCGGCGAGCGCACGCCGCTCTCGCGGTTCCTCTTGGAACTCGGCGGGGTCCCGCCGGTGCCGGTGCTCGGCGAGGGGTGGCTGTTCCTCCTCGTGAAGCTCGCGGTCGCGACCGCCGTCGTCTGGCTGTTCGCCGCGTACGTGCGCGAGACGCCGGCAGAGGGGTATCTCCTCTTGGGCTTCGTCGGAGCGATGGGGCTCGGCCCGGCGGTCCACAACCTCGTCCTCTTCTCCGTGGCGGCGTGAGGTTCGAGCCTTCGGGTCCGGCCTTCGGTCACAGTACCGAGAGCGCGAACGCGACCGCGACGCCGCCCAGCAGGACCGCTTGGACGAACGCGCTCGCGAGGACGCCGACGGCCGCGTACGCCGCCTGCCGGGCGGCGACGCGCGGTTCGGCGTCATCCTCGTACAGGGCGACGAGGAAGACGGTGCCGCACAGCCCGACGACGAGACCGATCGGCCCGAGCGGGAGCAGCAGCGCGACGCCGACCAGCGTGCCGACGACGACGGTCCGGGTCGACGCGCCACCGAGCCGCCCGGAGACCATCCCCGAAAACAGGTCCACGGCCGAGGCCAGCAGTGAGACGAGGACGAGCGCGAGCAACACGGCAAGACTCGGCTCGGTGAAGGCGGTGGTGTACGCGTAGCCGACGACGGTCAGCGCCGCGAGGACGCCGCTCGGCACGAACGGGACGAACGCGCTGGCCGTCCAGACGACGAGCAGCGCGGTCGCCAGTTCGGCCGCGGGGAGTGCCATACGCGACTAACGACGCGCGAGTTCAAAACGCTTCGTCGAGATACCGCCTCGTCGGCCGCGTTGCGACCTACTGTTACCCGAGTTCGATCGTCTCGATGTATCGGAGAAACGCCTCTAACCCCTGATTCCCCGTGTACTGGATCATCTCGGTGTCGGTGTCGTACTGGATAATTCCGGCGTCTTGGAGCATCGGGAGGTGAACGTGGACGATTTCGATCCGAACCTTCTCGCGTGACGGCGCGTCGCGGATCGGCAGCGACCGATCGATGTTGTGGACTTCCTCGACCAGTCGATCGAGCGAGACATCCTCGGTCGGCTGGCTCTTCAGGTTGTACAGGAGGGTGCGTCGGCGCGGGGACGACACCAGATCCAGTACCGTTTCGAAGGAGTGTCGCATCGGTACTGTCTCGGACCGGTCCGGATCGGCCGTCCCCGTTCCGCCCGGCGGTGACGTCGTCGAACGGAACGTCGGTGCCGTCGTCGATCTCTCGCGCTCCGTCGGGATCCAGCCGTCGTCCGGGGTGTGTTCGATCACCGCGTCGTACAGCGGCCGAAGCGTTGCTGTCGTTTCCTCGTCGTGTTCCTCCGAGTCGACGTGGTGGTGAGCGACGACGCCGATATCCTCGCAGAGATCGTTGAGAGCGGTGATCAGACCGACTACCTGTTCGATGTCGAAGGAGGCGAGCAGCGTCGTCACGGAGTGGAGGCACATAACGCTCCGCTCGTCGGTGTCTTTCCACGCACCCAGCTGACTGGCGATCGTGAGACCGATGTCGTAGAGGTCTCCGTCTTCGGGAACACCACGCACGGAGACCGTTCCCCAGTCGGTTGTTTCGGGCTGTGACGTCGTCTTGTCCCGTCTCCCGTCCACAACCGTCGCCCGCGCGGGGAGTTCGGTGCCGGATTCGCGTTGCCAGATCGACAGCCGCTCCGTCGGAGACGACGAGAGGGTCACGGCCAAGACGTTCGTCTCACTGGGCAAATATCGGGTTAGGAGGTCGACACAGGCGCTGTCATCGGCAGATCCGAGTAATGGAGCGAGGAGAAGGATAGATGACGCCCCGCTGAAATAGCTGTTGAGCGCCTGTGACGAATCTGTCACTACTGGCCTCTCGATAGGCCACTCGGAAAACTTCGTCGTTCATTCTACATTTTGATAGAGGCGGCGAGCGCCTTCGAAAACGTCGACGGTCGCCGCGGAGGCCACGGGGACGCGTGTCGAATGGTCCGGCGCGCTCAGTCTTCTTCCTCGACGACTTCCGGATCCTCGATGGCCGACTGGAGCGAGTCGAGTCCGTTGACCCACTCGGAGACCAGCCCGTATTCGAGGTCCTCGACGAGTTCGATGTCGAGCGCCTCGCCGTCGATGACGCGCGTGCCGGCCTGAACGACGTAGCCGAGCGCGGCGTCGAGGTCGTCGCCCTCCTCGGCCTCGGCGGCCGCGCGCACGAACTCGCTCACGTCGCCCTCGACGACGCCGCCGACGACGTACTCCTCGGCCGCGTAGAAGACGGGGACGAGCGAGGTCTGGACGCCGTCGATCAGCATCACCTTGTCCTCGTCGTCGAACTCGACGTCGGCGAGGACGATGTCGCGGATGTCGCGGACCTCCTCGACCGCGCGCTCCTCGTCGATGCGGTCGTCGTCGAAGGCGGCGAGCACCTTCACCACCGCGATCGCCGCGTCGTCTTGGAGGTTCAACAGGAGCCGCGCGGAGTCCTCGTTTTCGGGGTCGAGTTCCTCCTCGGCCAGCCTGTCGAGCCAGTTCTGCCAGCGTTCGTCGGTATAGAACGTTTCAACGGCGTCGTCGTCGGTCATGTCCCGTACGTCGCCCGGCCAACTCAAATGCCTTTCCTATCGATCGCCGCCCGAGACCGCGTCTCACCCGGCTCGACGCCGGAAAATCACGGCGCTCGGTCGAGCGTTGACTCGGTGTCGATCCCGTACACCGCGGCGGGCGTCTCGACGTGCGCGCGCCGGACCGCCTCGTCGTACCCCTGTTCGAGTAGCCACCGCACCCGTCGCGGGACGGTCTTCGGTCCCAGCACCATCCCCGGCCGGTCGGGGTCGTCGACGTAGTCCGTCTCCATCAGGAACGGCTCGCCCGCCTCGGTGGCGCGCTCCAGCCGGTCCTTGTCGCTCATCACGCTCGGCGTGACGCCGGCCAGCTCGCCCGCGGCGTAGTGTTTGACGACGCGCGAGGGGTCGAGTCCGACCGCCTCCGCGACCGCGGCGAGGTCGGTCAGGTCCTCGGTGGCCTCGGTGTGGAGCTGGACCGCGCAGTCGACGTCGGCACCGAGTTCGAACGCGCGCCGAGTCACCGCGTTCGACGCCTCCCAGACCGCGTCGCTCACGTCGTAGTGGGGGCGGCCGGACTTCAGCGCGAGCGCGTCGCCGTCGGCGACGTACTCGCTCGCGACCGCCAGCCCGCCGCGCATGAGGTCGCGGGCCGCCTCCGGCGAGAAGCCCCGCTCGTCGACGAGCCGGCTGACGAGCCCGGGGTGGACGCCGAGGACGGGCCACGCGCGCCCCGGAATGACCTCCGTCGCGGCCGCGACCGTCTCCAGCGTCTCCTCGAAGACGGCCCGGAAGTCTTCCGGTTCGTCTGGTTCGACGTCGAGCAGCCACGAGGGCTTGTTCACCACGAGCAGGTGGGTGCCGCCGAGCCGGACGAAGTCTTCGACGGCCTCGACCCCGCGACCGTGACGGGGGTCGAGGTGGAGGTGGTTATCGAGTACGGGCGTGCCGAGGTCCTCTGTCATGGACGGGCGTTCGGTCGCGCCCGATTAGAAGGATCGGTCCTCAGTCGTCGTCGCCTTCGGCGGTCTCGACGGCGTCGGGGTCGACTCTGTTATCCTCCTCCGGCCGCGGGACCATCACGTCGGCGAGACCGGACTCGATCTCGTCGCGCCGGTCCTCGAACTGACCGGGCAACACCAGTCGCTCGCCGAGTTCGTCGAGCGGCTCGTCGCTCGCGTACCCGGGGTCGCTCGTGGCGAGTTCGAAGAGGACGCCCGCGAACTCCCGGAAGTACACCGACCGGAACCAGTGGCGGTCGATCTGCTGGGTCGGGCATAACCCCATCGACGCCACCGCGTCGCGCATCGCGGACTGGTCGGCGTCCGTCGGCGTCTGGAACGCGACGTGGTGGACTGTGCCGCGGCCCGACCGCCCCTGTCGGTCCGTCTCGACGACGTCGACGTACTTGCCCACGGGACCGCTCGCGGCGAAGCGCGTTCGATCGCTTCCGGTCGCGGCGTCCGCCGCGGATTCGCTCTCGGTCAGCCCCATCGTCCGCAGGAGGCGCTCGGTGCGCTCGGCGTCGTCGAGCCACAGCGTCACCGAGTGGAACCCGCGGATCGCCGCCGACTCGGGGACGAACGCGGTCCACGCGGTCGTCGGGTCGTCGTCCGGGACCTCGACGGCGACCAGCTCGACGGGGAGTCCGTCGGGGTCGCGGAAGGGGAGGACCGTCTCCCCGAAGCGCTCCTCGCGGGCGTCGTAGTCGACGCCGCGCTCGTCGAACCGCTCCTCCCAGTAGTCGAGGCTCCCGGCCGGAACCCGGAACGCGGTCCGGGAGACCTGTCCCGCTCCGACCTCGCCGTCCGGCAGGTTCGTCCACGGGAAAAAGGTCATGCTGGTGCCGGGCGTCCCGTCAGCGTCGCCGTAGAAGAAGTGGTACGTCCCGGGGTCGTCCTGGTTGATCGACCGCTTCACCAGTCGGAGCCCGAGCGTCTCGACCCAGAAGTCGAGGTTCCGCTGCGGGTCGCCGGCCACGCAGGTCACGTGGTGGATTCCGGGGGTGGGCGTCGGTCCGTCTCCCGACTCGACTTCGGCGGTATCGGATGCGTCTGTCATGCTTTCGTCTACGCCCCGGAGGAACTTGAATCGGCGCGGACACGGGTGTTACCGGGAACGAAGACGGACCGTATCGCGTCGTTCCGTCCGACCGGCTATGATCGAAACCGATGATACTCATAAAACAGGCGGTGGCGCGTGCCTGCGAGCGGTCGCCGGTGGCGACCGCGAGGCAGCACCGCGCGAGGGAGTCAGTCGCCGGAGCGAAGCGACGGCGACTGACGAGGCTGGGGAGGCGTGAGGTGCGGTTGCGGGGCGGGAATCGAAGGGGCAGCCGCGAGGACGACGCACGACGACGCAAGCACCGCAACGAGGGAGCGATAGCGACCGAGTGAGGAGCGCAGCGAGTCGCGCGAGTCCTCGCGGCTGGGGCTTCGGTGGTGTTCGTGTTGATCGGTGAGTCATAAACGACCGCATCCGCGTACAGTTGGGCGGTGTTCGTGTCGACTCGGTCTGAACGGACGAATCAGCGCGATCGACCCATCTCGCTCTCGATCCGGCGGCGGAGCGCGTCTAGGCGGTCGCCGACCGCGGCGACGGCCGCGAGGACTGGATACGTCACGTCGAGGTCCTGATAGCAGTACGCCGGCAGATTGAGGTCATCGCTCAACGCGAGCCGGCGCTCGTGGTCCGCGAGCACGCGCTGACGGCGGGCCGCGATCCGGTCGCAATCTTCGCGGAGCGCGTCGGTCCGGGTCCGACAGGCGTCGAGCGCGCCGAAGTCCGCGGTCCCCTTCTTCCCCTCGCCGTCACAGCCGAGTTCCACCTCGATCGCCTCGATCTCCGTCCGGATCGGATCGAGTCTGGACCGCGCGCGCTCGACCGACTCGATCTCCGACTCCAGCGCGTCGAGGAACGCCTCGCGCTCTTGGACCGCGGTCTCGGCCGCGCTCAGCAGCGAGCGCTTGTACTCCTCGTGAAAGCAGTTCGTGCGGGTGAGCGCGTACGCGAGTTCGGGACCGAACTCTTCGGCCACGCTCCGCTCGTAGGTGTCGTCGTACTCCGCCTCGTAGTGCGGGACCGACATCACTGTCGACCGGTACGCGTCCCGCACCGCCACGAGCCGGGAGCCGGCGGGCGTCGCCGCGCCGCCGACGCCGACCCCGCCGTCCGCCGCGCCGCTGAACCCACCGCCTGTACCGCCGAGCGCGCCGCGCGTGCCGCCGGTCCCCGCGCCGTTCGGCGGATCAGTGCGCCCGCTCTCGTCCGGGATCGACGACACGCGGCCGCGGAACGCCCGGAACGCCTCCCGCTCGTCGACGACCCGCCGCCGCTCGACCCGGAGCGCAGACCGCGCCGCCCGGGTCGGGTCGCTCCCCTCGTCCGCGTGAGTCGCTGCCATACGCCGCCGCTCGCGGCGACCCCTCGTAAGCGCTTATAATAGGGGTACCGTCGCCGCGTGAGCGCTCCGGAGCGGTATATATCGATCTCACGTCTCGGGACCGTTCGCGGAGCGGGTGGACAGCGACTTTACCCCTGCGACGTGGACCGGCGGTATGGAGAAGGTGGCGCTCGGCGAGGCGTTCGACTCGTTCGACGAGACGTGGTCCCCGCGGCTCGCGGGCGAACTCAACGGGCAGGCGGTCAAGCTGGCGAAGGGGGACGGGGAGTTCGTCTGGCACAGCCACGCGGAGGCCGACGAGCTGTTCTTCGTCCATTCCGGGCGACTCCGGATCGAGTTCCGCGAGGCGTCCGACACCGTGTTGGAGCCGGGCGAGTTCGCGGTCGTCCCGCGCGGGACCGAACACCGCCCGGTCGCGGAGCCGGAGGCGGAGATCCTGCTGTTCGAACCGAGCGAGACGCGCAACACGGGTGACGTCGAGACCGACGAGACCGTGACCGACATAGAGCCGTTGGACTGAGTCGGCCCGGCCGGACCGATCCCGCTCCCGAACCGACCCCAGCCCCCGAACCGGCCACGCCCGGCCCGTCACGTGACGACGGATCGGGCGAGCGACCCGAGAAGCGGCAGCCCGAGCCCGGCACCGACGGTGACGTAGACGATCGGCCGCATCCCGGGCACGGCGGCGGCCGCGGGACCGAGCGACGCCGCGAACGCGACGAGCGCGCCTATCCCCGCGGCGAGCGCGTAGACGACGCCCCGGCGAACCGTCGGCGCGACGAGCGACGCGAGCGCGCCCGCCGCGATCAGTCCGATCCAGTGAATTGTCGCGAGCGCGACGCCGACGGCGAGGGCGACGAGCAGCGCGACGCCGTGCGGGCGCGGTTCGGTCCTGACGCGGTCGAGCAGGGAGACCGAGCCGCTCATCGCGACTCCCCCGTCGACTCGAACCGGACGGCGGGGTCGTCGCCGCCGCCGAGCGACATCGGTCGCTGGTCGTTGTCGAGCCACCGCCGGAGCTGGTCGTCGTAGTGGTCGGAGAAGTAGTCGCCGGAGTTCCCGCCCGGCAGGACCGCGGTGGCGTCGGTCCCCGGCCGCACCACCATCCGCCAGCTCGACCCGACCGCGGACTCGACGCGGTAGTTCTTCACGGTCCCGGGCGAGCCGTCGGCGGACAGGTCGCCGTAGTTCAGGAACGGGGCCTCGCCGCCGAGCGGGTGGTCCATCGCTCGGGTGGTGTTGTAGTCGCCGTACGTCTCCCAGCCCTCCTCGTCGATCTCGGCGAGCGCGGCCCGGAGGGCGTCGACCGCGCGGGCGGCCCGAGGGAGTGCGTCGAACAGCGGGTCGTCGTCCGGGAGCCGCGCGAGCGTCCAGTCGCTCGGGTAGTACGACTCGCCGAGGTCGGCCTCGGTGAAGGCGGGCCCGAAGACGCGCTCGCGGAACGCCGGCAGGTAGCGGGCGAACAGCAGCGCGGCGCGGGAGCCGCGGGCCATCCGGTAGTCCCACGCATCGAGCGCGTCGGCGGCGTCGACGAGCGATTGGCTGAGGTCCGGCGCGTCGGAAGCTTCGGCGTCGCGAACCGCCTCCACTACCTCCGGGACGAGTTCGGGCGCGCGGCCGTCGCGCACGTCGCTCTGGAGGCCCCGGTGGAAGTCGGGGTCCGTGACGCCCTCCCCGTCGACCGCGGCGTCCAGCCGGTCGGCGATCCGCGACCCGCGGTACGGGGTCGCGTAGGCGGTCCCGACGTAGTGAGTCGGGTCGTCGATCGGGCGCTGGTTGGCCGTCGAGAGGGCGTCCGGGTCGATCGCGTGCGGCTTCTCCGCGAAGGGGACGAACCCGTCCCACGAGGACTCGCCGAACGGCTCGAACCCCGCCCACTCGCCCTCGCCGGCGGAGCCGTCGAAGACCCGGTCGCCGTCCACGACCTCGCCGTCGATCCGGCAGACCGGCAGCCGCCCGGTCGCGAAGTAGAGCGTCCGGCCGTCCGCGTCGGCGTACACGAGGTTCTGCGTGGGCAGGTCGAAGTCGCGCGTCGCGTCGAGCAGGTCGTCGACCCCCTCGCTGCGCCCGTACGCCTCGATGGCGACCGTGGTCCGCGTCGCGGTGTGGCCCGTCCACGCCACGCCGACCGTCCGCCCCTCGCGCTCGATGAGGGGGCCGTGGACGGTGCGGCGCACCCGGAGGTCGCGGTCCTCGCCGCCGGCGACCGGGATCGTCCGCGTCTCGTCGACCTCGAAGGAGCGCCACTCGCCGTCGTACCGATAGCGGTCGCCCGCGTCGTCGATCTCGTAGCGGTAGCAGTCGAGGACGTCCGCGCCGAGGTTGGTGAACGACCACGCGCCGCGGTCGTTCGCGCCCGCGATGACGAACGGGACGCCCGAGAACGTCGCGCCCCGGACCGACCGCTCGGGGGTCTCGACCGACTGCTCGTACCACAGCGGCGGCGCTTGTAAGGAGAGGTGGGGGTCGTACGCGACGATCGGCGTCCCGCTCGCGGTGTGGTCGCCCGAGACGACCCAGCTGTTCGAGCCGACGCCGGTCGGCGACTCGAAGCCGGAGAGCCAGTCGGTCAACGCGGGGTCGACGGGGTCGACCGAGCCGCCCGTCGACCGATCGTCGCCGCCCG belongs to Halorubrum sp. DM2 and includes:
- a CDS encoding DUF456 family protein, yielding MALPAAELATALLVVWTASAFVPFVPSGVLAALTVVGYAYTTAFTEPSLAVLLALVLVSLLASAVDLFSGMVSGRLGGASTRTVVVGTLVGVALLLPLGPIGLVVGLCGTVFLVALYEDDAEPRVAARQAAYAAVGVLASAFVQAVLLGGVAVAFALSVL
- a CDS encoding DUF63 family protein → MVGGLLPAGTTLPPLPHLLVVLLAAGGVAAALRRRRPRVTGRRVLALAPWMALGSAAHVLYVVDALPPVLAPFAGSPTVYLTVGAVAGAAWIAADATRPNRVAATLAAAGALLVVPVVAVAAGTGLSPEGARWSAVALALTVPVAGGAWVGLTRLRPEAAVTGGVGALAVFGHALDGVSTAVGTTQLGFGERTPLSRFLLELGGVPPVPVLGEGWLFLLVKLAVATAVVWLFAAYVRETPAEGYLLLGFVGAMGLGPAVHNLVLFSVAA
- a CDS encoding cupin domain-containing protein, whose protein sequence is MEKVALGEAFDSFDETWSPRLAGELNGQAVKLAKGDGEFVWHSHAEADELFFVHSGRLRIEFREASDTVLEPGEFAVVPRGTEHRPVAEPEAEILLFEPSETRNTGDVETDETVTDIEPLD
- a CDS encoding universal stress protein, which codes for MTDLDIDLVLVPVDGSEESHEAVDYAIAVAAEYDASVHALYVLDEDVVRAIDHGVVDESEVADDSEAFTDSVARRADAAGVPHSNSIANGFSTSVKTVHPGSVVLDTAEELDSDFIVVPREPVSGDPGEVLGKAAEYVLLYASQPVLSV
- a CDS encoding DUF2150 family protein, translating into MTDDDAVETFYTDERWQNWLDRLAEEELDPENEDSARLLLNLQDDAAIAVVKVLAAFDDDRIDEERAVEEVRDIRDIVLADVEFDDEDKVMLIDGVQTSLVPVFYAAEEYVVGGVVEGDVSEFVRAAAEAEEGDDLDAALGYVVQAGTRVIDGEALDIELVEDLEYGLVSEWVNGLDSLQSAIEDPEVVEEED
- a CDS encoding TatD family hydrolase — its product is MTEDLGTPVLDNHLHLDPRHGRGVEAVEDFVRLGGTHLLVVNKPSWLLDVEPDEPEDFRAVFEETLETVAAATEVIPGRAWPVLGVHPGLVSRLVDERGFSPEAARDLMRGGLAVASEYVADGDALALKSGRPHYDVSDAVWEASNAVTRRAFELGADVDCAVQLHTEATEDLTDLAAVAEAVGLDPSRVVKHYAAGELAGVTPSVMSDKDRLERATEAGEPFLMETDYVDDPDRPGMVLGPKTVPRRVRWLLEQGYDEAVRRAHVETPAAVYGIDTESTLDRAP
- a CDS encoding ring-cleaving dioxygenase; amino-acid sequence: MTDASDTAEVESGDGPTPTPGIHHVTCVAGDPQRNLDFWVETLGLRLVKRSINQDDPGTYHFFYGDADGTPGTSMTFFPWTNLPDGEVGAGQVSRTAFRVPAGSLDYWEERFDERGVDYDAREERFGETVLPFRDPDGLPVELVAVEVPDDDPTTAWTAFVPESAAIRGFHSVTLWLDDAERTERLLRTMGLTESESAADAATGSDRTRFAASGPVGKYVDVVETDRQGRSGRGTVHHVAFQTPTDADQSAMRDAVASMGLCPTQQIDRHWFRSVYFREFAGVLFELATSDPGYASDEPLDELGERLVLPGQFEDRRDEIESGLADVMVPRPEEDNRVDPDAVETAEGDDD
- a CDS encoding Dam family site-specific DNA-(adenine-N6)-methyltransferase; amino-acid sequence: MAEPILKWAGGKRQLLDELYARFPASFGRYHEPFVGGGAVFFDLEPARATVNDANPRLVNFYEQVRDRPEELIARLAAFDDPESDSDPDLPYADETARGRDVDAYYYQQRARFNRRPYEGEFDPLEEAALLLYLNRTCYNGLYRENADGGFNVPIGRYADPDWVQRDRIRCASDLLADAEIRNDDFAYVLDAADPGDLVYFDPPYEPMSATANFNEYSASGFDREDQRRLLEVAGDLDDAGVWVVLSNSGVMYDAYADAGFRVDREDATRSINSDADNRDAVDEIVATNVPPAERRERGQRELPDF
- a CDS encoding penicillin acylase family protein is translated as MTRDTTRRAVLASVLAAGTAGLAASDAADLLDSFAPLSGEAWDAADRSLPETVESPHGPAEVARDEFGVPQVEADDESAAYFAVGYCQAFDRLFAMDLQRRVMRGRLSEVIGEATLDGDEFNVAMGFAEAAEATWEVVAESRAGPLVEAFADGVNAARDDLPLPLEFELIGYEPEPWTPVDSMLMEKQISWTLTGDFGELRRALVADRLGEERAETLFPTRYDHDDTILDGTETRLDESRAASTAGRFDFEAGGDDRSTGGSVDPVDPALTDWLSGFESPTGVGSNSWVVSGDHTASGTPIVAYDPHLSLQAPPLWYEQSVETPERSVRGATFSGVPFVIAGANDRGAWSFTNLGADVLDCYRYEIDDAGDRYRYDGEWRSFEVDETRTIPVAGGEDRDLRVRRTVHGPLIEREGRTVGVAWTGHTATRTTVAIEAYGRSEGVDDLLDATRDFDLPTQNLVYADADGRTLYFATGRLPVCRIDGEVVDGDRVFDGSAGEGEWAGFEPFGESSWDGFVPFAEKPHAIDPDALSTANQRPIDDPTHYVGTAYATPYRGSRIADRLDAAVDGEGVTDPDFHRGLQSDVRDGRAPELVPEVVEAVRDAEASDAPDLSQSLVDAADALDAWDYRMARGSRAALLFARYLPAFRERVFGPAFTEADLGESYYPSDWTLARLPDDDPLFDALPRAARAVDALRAALAEIDEEGWETYGDYNTTRAMDHPLGGEAPFLNYGDLSADGSPGTVKNYRVESAVGSSWRMVVRPGTDATAVLPGGNSGDYFSDHYDDQLRRWLDNDQRPMSLGGGDDPAVRFESTGESR